Proteins encoded together in one Impatiens glandulifera chromosome 1, dImpGla2.1, whole genome shotgun sequence window:
- the LOC124926479 gene encoding outer envelope pore protein 16-2, chloroplastic-like, producing MNHDRFNHAGSGMESGGGLPSSDVSAAAAASKRRSRFPVLTGETNKGSIEALVKSTGKESLQWGLAAGMYSGLTYGLKEARGTHDWKNSAVAGAITGAALSMMTTDNTTHEQVVQCAITGAAISTVANFMKGIF from the exons ATGAATCATGATCGATTCAACCATGCAGGTTCGGGTATGGAAAGTGGAGGAGGTCTTCCATCATCGGATGtatctgctgctgctgctgcctCTAAAAGGAGGAGTAGGTTTCCTGTTCTTACAG GAGAAACCAATAAAGGATCTATTGAAGCATTG GTCAAAAGCACAGGAAAAGAGTCTCTACAGTGGG GATTGGCTGCGGGAATGTATTCGGGGCTAACCTATGGTCTTAAAGAGGCTAGGGGAACTCATGACTGG AAGAACAGTGCAGTTGCAGGAGCTATCACAGGAGCTGCCTTGTCTATGATGACCACAGACAATACAACACACGAGCAGGTTGTGCAGTGTGCCATTACCGGTGCTGCCATTTCAACTGTTGCTAACTTCATGAAGGGCATCTTTTGA
- the LOC124926489 gene encoding uncharacterized protein LOC124926489 produces the protein MEKDDSLPKVSKNVDYVMDVEKITCSVNERSRDSLDSLVLKSSSTTPADMDVLGSKQHTDVDWHLDENHNLYNSQGKAETAQISDDSMDKDDMHSCKTVLSMEGIESLLQESSLSSPSPSSSGIHCALSNDTIQVKSCLNEEKSVYHEYYDRKRSRRSPVSRNLEHYSKEYDRSRNLEHYSKKYDRSSPVSRNLEHYSKEYDRSSPVSRNLEHYSKEYDRSSPVSRNLEHYSKEHGRSSERKIVNTRRDTRAYRPDCYDREEEDAIHHKRYDHFNSNNEKAFCWKVQQDIRNDEEQKR, from the exons ATGGAGAAAGATGACTCACTACCTAAAGTATCTAAAAATGTAGACTATGTAATGGATGTTGAGAAGATCACATGCAGTGTAAATGAACGGTCAAGAGACTCTTTGGATAGCCTTGTGCTGAAAAG CTCTTCCACAACTCCGGCTGATATGGATGTTCTTGGAAGCAAGCAGCACACAGATGTAGATTGGCATCTTGATGAAAACCATAATCTTTATAATTCTCAAGGAAAAGCTGAAACAGCCCAGATTTCTGATGATTCTATGGATAAAGATGATATGCACTCATGCAAGACTGTCCTATCCATGGAAGGGATAGAGTCACTGCTTCAAGAATCATCCCTGAGTTCTCCAAGTCCCTCTTCTTCAGGTATTCATTGTGCATTATCAAATGATACTATACAAGTTAAAAGTTGCTTGAATGAGGAGAAATCTGTCTATCATGAATATTATGACCGAAAGAGAAGCAGGAGAAGTCCCGTTTCAAGGAACCTGGAACATTATAGTAAAGAGTATGATCGTTCAAGGAACCTGGAACATTATAGTAAAAAGTATGATCGATCTTCTCCCGTTTCAAGGAACCTGGAACATTATAGTAAAGAGTATGATCGATCTTCTCCCGTTTCAAGGAACCTGGAACATTATAGTAAAGAGTATGATCGATCTTCTCCCGTTTCAAGGAACCTGGAGCATTATAGTAAAGAGCACGGTCGATCTTCTGAAAGGAAGATTGTCAATACTAGACGGGATACGAGAGCATACAGGCCTGATTGTTAtgatagagaagaagaagatgcaaTACACCACAAAAGATACGACCATTTTAATAGTAACAATGAAAAGGCTTTTTGTTGGAAAGTTCAACAAGATATCAGAAACGATGAAGAGCAGAAACGATGA
- the LOC124926498 gene encoding FIP1[III]-like protein, which translates to MEEVDDDFSDLYADDVQIPAISDHLYNTHLPFKKIAGSSCQIFAHSGNVFQDSTEESHRLAAYDNDTSDDDDLKIVLNDDCNVVAPVITVNGGLNVDEENGDFDGYDNVGNLQRTNNWSNPDDRVFSHNGADTGYMSGHLHYKYSSLQRMDSKANGEDCLLERSASEVAQNCLAFSLPWYRTIFDVNVCTFEHKPWTFPGADVSNYFNFGFDEKGWKHYCNQLDNLRRLKSPLSNHYSRLKAYEVGASEHGEEMEEVSSAFLNETQGSAIQVQESTVDRQPSIDAKWSTDRDSEAIQVYLFIS; encoded by the exons ATGGAAGAAGTTGATGATGATTTCAGCGATCTCTACGCCGACGACGTTCAAATACCGGCGATCTCCGATCATCTCTATAACACACACTTGCCTTTCAAGAAGATTGCCGGTTCTTCTTGCCAAATTTTTGCTCATTCAGGCAATGTGTTTCAAGATTCTACCGAGGAATCTCACCGTCTGGCTGCCTACGACAATGATACATCAGATGatgatgacttgaagatcgtTCTGAATGATGATTGCAATGTAGTTGCTCCGGTTATAACCGTCAATGGAGGTTTGAACGTCGATGAGGAGAATGGAGATTTTGACGGTTATGACAATGTAGGAAACTTACAGAGAACGAACAACTGGTCGAATCCAGATGATCGAGTGTTTAGTCACAATGGTGCCGACACTGGATACATGTCGGGCCACTTACATTACAAG TACTCCAGCCTCCAGAGAATGGATTCAAAAGCAAATGGAGAAGATTGCTTGCTGGAACGATCAGCCTCAGAAGTAGCTCAAAACTGCTTGGCTTTCTCGCTCCCTTGGTATAG GACTATTTTCGATGTAAACGTCTGCACATTTGAGCATAAACCATGGACATTTCCTGGAGCAGATGTATCTAATTACTTCAATTTTGGATTTGATGAGAAAGGCTGGAAGCACTACTGCAATCAGctg GATAACCTAAGAAGACTAAAGTCTCCGTTGTCCAACCACTATTCAAGGCTTAAG GCATATGAAGTTGGAGCAAGTGAACATGGTGAAGAGATGGAAGAAGTTTCTTCTGCATTCCTGAATGAAACACAGGGCAGTGCTATTCAGGTTCAAGAAAGTACTGTTGATCGCCAACCCAGCATTGATGCAAAATGGTCAACTGATCGCGATTCAGAAGCTATAcaggtttatttatttatttcttaa
- the LOC124922804 gene encoding ATP-citrate synthase beta chain protein 2-like: MASGQLFSRTTQALFYNYKQLPIQRMLDFDFLCGRETPSVAGIINPGSEGFQKLFFGQEEIAIPVHSTVEAACTAHPTADVFINFASFRSAAASSMAALKQPTIRVVAIIAEGVPESDTKQLISYARANNKVVLGPATVGGIQAGAFKIGDTAGTIDNIIHCKLYRPGSVGFVSKSGGMSNEMYNTIARVTDGIYEGIAIGGDVFPGSTLSDHVLRFNNIPQVKMIVVLGELGGRDEYSLVEALKQGKINKPVVAWVSGTCARLFKSEVQFGHAGAKSGGEMESAQAKNQALRDAGAVVPTSYEAVEAAIKETFENLVEEGKITPVKEVTPPPIPEDLNIAIKSGKVRAPTHIISTISDDRGEEPCYAGVPMSSIVEQGYGVGDVISLLWFKRSLPRYCTKFIEICIMLCADHGPCVSGAHNSIVTARAGKDLVSCLVSGLLTIGPRFGGAIDDAARYFKDAYDTGLSPYEFVESMKKKGIRVPGIGHRIKRGDNRDKRVELLQLFARTNFPSVKYMEYAVEVETYTLSKANNLVMNVDGAIGSLFLDLLAGSGMFTKQEIDEIVEIGYLNGLFVLARSIGLIGHTFDQKRLKQPLYRHPWEDVLYTK, translated from the exons ATGGCGTCTGGACAACTTTTTTCAAGGACAACACAGGCGTTGTTCTATAATTATAAACAATTGCCGATACAAAGGATGCTTGATTTTGATTTCCTTTGTG GAAGAGAAACGCCTTCTGTTGCTGGAATCATAAATCCTGGTTCCGAGGGGTTTCAGAAACTCTTTTTTGGTCAGGAAGAGATTGCTATTCCTGTTCACTCAAC TGTTGAAGCTGCTTGCACCGCTCACCCTACTGCTGATGTGTTTATAAACTTTGCATCTTTTAGAAG TGCTGCTGCTTCATCCATGGCTGCTCTGAAGCAGCCAACCATTAGAGTAGTGGCTATAATAGCTGAAGGTGTCCCTGAGTCAGATACCAAGCAACTGATATCTTATGCAAGGGCAAACAATAAG GTTGTCCTTGGTCCAGCTACTGTTGGGGGAATTCAAGCTGGAGCCTTCAAGATTGGTGACACTGCAGGAACGATCGATAATATTATTCACTGCAAGTTATACAGGCCAGGCTCTGTTGGTTTTGTCTCCAAATCG GGTGGCATGTCCAACGAAATGTATAATACAATTGCCCGTGTAACTGATGGCATCTACGAAG GTATTGCTATTGGAGGAGATGTCTTCCCAGGTTCTACTCTATCTGATCATGTTTTGCGATTCAACAACATCCCCCAA GTCAAGATGATTGTTGTTCTTGGGGAACTTGGTGGAAGAGACGAATACTCCCTTGTTGAAGCACTAAAGCAAGGAAAGATCAATAAACCAGTTGTAGCTTGGGTTAGTGGTACCTGTGCTCGGCTCTTCAAGTCGGAAGTGCAGTTTGGACATGCG gGAGCCAAGAGTGGTGGTGAAATGGAATCTGCACAGGCAAAGAATCAAGCACTTCGGGATGCAGGAGCTGTGGTACCCACTTCATATGAAGCAGTTGAAGCTGCAATCAAAGAAACATTTGAGAATCTG GTTGAGGAGGGCAAGATAACTCCAGTGAAAGAAGTTACACCTCCACCAATTCCAGAGGATCTTAACATTGCCATTAAGAGTGGAAAAGTGAGAGCTCCAACTCATATCATTTCCACCATATCTGATGACAGAG GGGAAGAGCCATGTTATGCTGGTGTGCCCATGTCTTCCATTGTTGAGCAGGGTTATGGTGTGGGTGACGTCATATCACTCCTGTGGTTCAAGCGCAGTCTCCCTCGTTATTGTACAAAGTTCATTGAG ATTTGCATAATGCTATGTGCTGATCATGGTCCCTGTGTCTCTGGCGCCCATAACTCAATAGTAACAGCCAGGGCTGGGAAAGATCTTGTTTCTTGCCTTGTTTCAG GTTTGCTTACAATTGGTCCTCGATTTGGTGGTGCTATCGATGATGCTGCTCGGTATTTTAAGGACGCATACGACACG GGTCTTTCACCATACGAATTTGTAGAAAGCATGAAAAAGAAGGGCATTCGCGTGCCAGGAATTGGTCACCG GATTAAGAGAGGAGACAACAGAGACAAGAGAGTAGAGCTGTTACAGCTATTTGCAAGGACCAATTTCCCATCAGTTAAGTACATGGAATATGCTGTTGAAGTTGAAACTTACACACTGTCAAAGGCGAACAATCTGGTGATGAATGTAGACGGTGCGATTGGATCTCTGTTCTTGGACCTTCTTGCTGGTAGCGGTATGTTCACTAAACAAGAGATTGATGAGATCGTGGAGATTGGTTATTTGAATGGTCTCTTTGTGTTGGCACGCTCTATAGGCCTCATCGG GCATACATTCGACCAGAAGAGATTGAAGCAGCCACTGTATCGTCACCCTTGGGAGGATGTTCTTTACACTAAGTAA